In Apostichopus japonicus isolate 1M-3 chromosome 3, ASM3797524v1, whole genome shotgun sequence, a single genomic region encodes these proteins:
- the LOC139959294 gene encoding carbohydrate sulfotransferase 15-like has translation MAYSKQFNVVILTFAIVGVCLYIYWPDDSYIPLPLHENLSLNQIDERRELPLAGDASSGRLPPDQWKPFLPELFDHIQSNFSSKYRNPCWEDAGSLRCLPYFYQIGSYKCGTTDLWDKLVQHPDVLPVAKEPHWWAWRRFGYTSLPLHKPLILKIRNITGEGHDRSLQWYYNFISDQAITQLKNNSKLVFGDASISNLWGLADFKWQKHFPNAREPPIYLADLIHTLQPKAKITAILRNPVDKLWTTYMLGDRYKKISFKAYFDSMVKNAAACEKQHTIRYCAFVHGSSSPTAPYGNHLYQGKYAIYLREWVETFGLENIHVLRLEDWKNNTIRELDGVIRYLDLEPLTIESMNRIVDRSVKNVNKMAVDREVVMTPSMRSVVEEYYRPWNVILSELLKDPKYLWY, from the exons ATGGCTTAT tcaAAACAGTTTAACGTAGTAATTCTTACATTTGCCATAGTGGGTGTATGTCTGTACATTTATTGGCCCGACGACTCATATATACCGCTGCCATTACACGAGAATCTATCGTTGAACCAAATCGATGAGAGGAGGGAGTTACCTCTAGCCGGGGATGCCTCATCTGGTAGACTTCCACCAGATCAATGGAAGCCATTTCTGCCTGAG CTGTTTGATCATATTCAGAGCAATTTTTCATCTAAATATCGCAATCCATGTTGGGAGGATGCAGGAAGTTTGAGATGTCTGCCGTATTTCTATCAGATCGGATCCTACAAGTGCGGAACTACGGATCTATGGGACAAACTTGTGCAGCATCCAGATGTCTTACCTGTAGCTAAAGAACCACATTGGTGGGCCTGGAGAAGGTTTGGATACACATCATTGCCATTGCATAAACCACTCA tATTAAAGATTCGCAATATCACAGGAGAAGGCCATGATCGCTCTCTCCAATGGTACTACAATTTCATATCAGACCAAGCAATAACCCAACTTAAGAATAATTCCAAACTTGTATTTG GAGATGCATCTATATCAAACCTTTGGGGTCTGGCAGATTTTAAATGGCAAAAGCATTTTCCAAATGCACGAGAACCTCCAATATATCTGGCTGATTTGATACATACTCTGCAGCCAAAGGCTAAAATAACTGCCATTCTCAGGAATCCAGTCGacaa GTTGTGGACTACTTACATGCTTGGTGATCGTTACAAGAAGATCTCCTTCAAAGCTTACTTTGACTCTATGGTGAAAAATGCGGCTGCGTGTGAGAAGCAGCACACTATTAGGTACTGTGCTTTTGTACATGGCTCAAGCTCTCCTACTGCACCGTATGGAAAC cATCTCTATCAAGGCAAATATGCAATTTACCTTCGGGAATGGGTGGAAACCTTCGGCCTGGAGAACATCCACGTGTTGAGACTAGAGGACTGGAAAAATAATACCATTCGAGAACTGGATGGAGTAATAAGATACTTAGATCTTG aacCATTAACCATCGAAAGTATGAACAGGATAGTGGACAGGTCCGTGAAGAACGTCAACAAGATGGCGGTCGATCGAGAAGTAGTTATGACCCCATCGATGAGATCAGTGGTCGAAGAATACTACAGACCCTGGAATGTAATTCTTTCTGAGCTATTGAAGGATCCCAAGTATTTGTGGTATTGA